In Vigna unguiculata cultivar IT97K-499-35 chromosome 3, ASM411807v1, whole genome shotgun sequence, a single genomic region encodes these proteins:
- the LOC114175723 gene encoding protein PHOX1-like yields the protein MGKKTKQVGETREDTKMGDSSPKAYDNDTMVFISMSQELKNEGNKLFQKRDLEGAMLKYEKALKLLPRNHIDVSYLRSNMAACYMQMGVSEFPRAIHECDLALVVTPKYSKALLKRARCYEALNRLDLALRDVSTVLKMEPNNAMALEISEKVKNALEEKGLRVNDTIIELPPNYVETPSALTPEKVVKENMRKKGYEEEKKAPNDKILERKTEEKKINTSKKKKAKEKNDEKKADIKEVIEERSNGRREHVPNKTVKLIFGDDIRCAELPINCSLFQLREVIQDRFSSLGAVLVKYRDQEGDLVTITSDDELRRVETGSHSCIRLYIVEATPEQDPLFEKFKVKEGEVVGINIAVENGCVGKANGTVSSSCIEDWIIQFAKLFKNHVGFECDRYLDFHEHGMKLYSEAMEETVTGEEAQGLFDMAGDKFQEMTALALFNWGNVHISKARKKVYKTEDSSKEHVCELIKSSYEWALEEYSKAGEKYDAAIKIKSDFHEGFLALGLQKFEQAKLLWYHALSSNVDLLTLPSSEVLHLYNNAEENMEKGMQIWEESEKQKLSKMSDSNYSILDLQKMGLDGVFQSMSLEELAAQEAHMRSQINLLWGTILYERSIVEFKSGLPVWHETLAASVEKFELAGASPTDIAVILKNHCSNNTAVDGLAFKIDEIVQAWNEMYKAKMWKSGVPSFRLEPLFRRRVSKTYHAFELA from the exons ATGGGAAAGAAAACGAAGCAAGTAGGAGAGACAAGGGAGGATACTAAAATGGGAGATAGCAGTCCCAAAGCTTATGACAATGATACTATGGTGTTCATATCCATGTCTCAAGAATTGAAGAATGAGGGAAACAAGCTGTTCCAAAAGAGGGATCTAGAAGGAGCAATGTTAAAATATGAGAAAGCCCTGAAGTTACTTCCGAGAAATCATATTGATGTGTCCTATCTGAGGAGCAACATGGCTGCATGTTATATGCAGATGGGGGTCAGTGAGTTTCCAAGGGCTATTCATGAATGTGATTTGGCTCTTGTAGTGACACCCAAATATAGCAAAGCACTGTTGAAGAGAGCAAGGTGCTATGAAGCTTTAAATAGGCTGGATTTAGCTCTAAGAGATGTCAGCACTGTTCTGAAGATGGAACCAAATAATGCCATGGCATTAGAGATCTCAGAAAAGGTGAAAAATGCACTTGAAGAGAAAGGATTGAGAGTTAACGATACAATAATTGAGTTGCCTCCAAATTATGTTGAAACTCCAAGTGCCTTGACTCCAGAAAAGGTAGTGAAAGAGAATATGCGGAAGAAGGGCTATGAGGAGGAAAAGAAGGCTCCGAATGACAAAATTCTAGAAAGGAAAACCGAGGAGAAGAAGATCAACACATCCAAGAAGAAGAAGGCCAAGGAAAAAAATGATGAGAAGAAGGCTGATATAAAGGAAGTTATAGAGGAAAGAAGTAATGGTAGAAGGGAACATGTTCCTAACAAAACAGTTAAACTTATTTTTGGTGATGATATACGGTGTGCTGAACTTCCTATCAATTGTAGCCTCTTCCAGTTGAGAGAAGTTATTCAAGATCGATTCTCGAGCCTAGGAGCTGTTCTTGTCAAATACAGGGACCAAGAAGGTGATTTAGTCACAATCACTTCTGATGATGAATTAAGAAGGGTTGAAACAGGATCTCATAGTTGTATCAGACTGTACATAGTAGAAGCCACTCCTGAGCAGGATCCACTTTTTGAGAAATTTAAAGTGAAGGAGGGGGAAGTTGTTGGTATTAACATTGCAGTTGAGAATGGTTGTGTGGGAAAAGCAAATGGAACTGTTAGCTCTTCTTGCATTGAGGATTGGATAATTCAGTTTGCCAAATTGTTCAAGAACCATGTTGGTTTTGAATGTGACAGATATTTGGATTTTCACGAACATGGTATGAAGCTCTATTCCGAGGCTATGGAGGAGACTGTTACAGGCGAAGAAGCACAAGGCCTATTTGACATGGCAGGAGATAAGTTCCAAGAGATGACTGCTCTTGCATTGTTCAACTGGGGAAATGTGCATATCTCTAAGGCAAGGAAAAAGGTGTATAAAACAGAAGACTCTTCTAAAGAGCATGTATGCGAACTGATCAAGAGTTCATATGAATGGGCGCTGGAAGAATATTCAAAGGCAggagaaaaatatgatgcagCCATTAAAATTAAGTCAGATTTTCATGAAGGATTTTTGGCTCTGGGGCTGCAGAAGTTTGAGCAAGCAAAACTTTTGTGGTATCATGCACTCAGTAGTAATGTAGACTTATTAACATTGCCTTCCTCTGAGGTTCTCCATCTTTACAACAATGCTGAAGAAAATATGGAGAAAGGAATGCAGATATGGGAAGAATCTGAAAAGCAGAAGTTGAGTAAAATGTCTGATTCAAATTATTCTATATTGGATTTGCAGAAGATGGGGTTGGATGGGGTTTTTCAAAGTATGTCCTTAGAAGAACTTGCAGCACAAGAGGCACATATGAGGTCTCAAATAAATCTCCTATGGGGTACCATTCTGTATGAACGCTCAATTGTGGAGTTCAAATCAGGGCTACCTGTGTGGCATGAAACTCTTGCGGCTTCAGTTGAGAAATTTGAACTTGCAGGAGCTTCTCCAACAGATATAGCTGTAATTTTGAAGAACCACTGTTCAAACAATACTGCAGTAGATG GTCTTGCCTTCAAAATTGATGAAATAGTACAGGCATGGAATGAGATGTACAAAGCTAAAATGTGGAAGAGTGGAGTTCCATCATTTCGTTTGGAACCCTTATTCAGAAGGCGAGTTTCGAAAACTTATCATGCCTTTGAGCTTGCATGA
- the LOC114177892 gene encoding UPF0051 protein ABCI8, chloroplastic — translation MASLLRCNGLSLSPLPPQPTRRPKSLLPQTLNIKPPKPSRHVTVRAEVKETAAATATSSDEKIREILRNRDYDKKFGFSMDIDSFSIPKGLSKETIRLISSLKEEPQWMLEFRLKAFDKFLSMKLPTWSDNRYPPIDFQDICYYSAPKKKPSLQSLQDADPELLRYFDKLGVPLNEQKRLANVAVDAVLDSVSIATTHRKTLEKAGVIFCSISEAIKEYPELVRKYLGRVVPSDDNYYAALNSAVFSDGSFCYIPKDTKCPMQISTYFRINALETGQFERTLIVADDRSFVEYLEGCTAPSYDRNQLHAAVVELYCGEGAEIKYSTVQNWYAGDENGNGGVYNFVTKRGVCDGARSKISWTQVETGSAITWKYPSVVLEGDDSVGEFYSVALTNNYQQADTGTKMIHKGKNTRSRIISKGISVGHSRNCYRGLVQVLSKADNARNSSQCDSMLIGDKAAANTYPYIQVKNPTARIEHEASTSKIGEDQLFYFQQRGIDYEKAMAAMISGFCRDVFNELPDEFGSEVNQLMSLKLEGSVG, via the exons ATGGCGTCTCTTCTCCGCTGCAACGGTCTTTCCCTTTCCCCCTTACCTCCGCAACCCACGCGCCGCCCCAAATCCCTTCTCCCCCAAACCCTAAACATCAAACCCCCAAAACCTTCGCGCCACGTTACGGTGCGCGCCGAGGTCAAAGAGACCGCCGCAGCAACCGCCACTTCCTCCGACGAGAAGATCCGTGAAATCCTCCGCAACCGCGACTATGATAAGAAGTTCGGATTCAGCATGGACATCGATTCCTTCTCAATCCCTAAAGGCCTCTCGAAAGAAACCATTCGTCTGATCTCGTCCCTGAAAGAGGAACCTCAATGGATGTTGGAATTCCGCTTGAAGGCGTTTGACAAATTCCTGTCCATGAAACTCCCTACCTGGTCCGACAACAGGTATCCTCCCATCGATTTTCAGGATATCTGCTACTACTCGGCTCCCAAGAAGAAACCCTCTCTGCAATCCCTCCAAGACGCCGATCCCGAACTCCTCCGCTACTTCGACAAGCTCGGCGTCCCTCTCAACGAACAGAAGCGTCTCGCCAACGTCGCCGTCGACGCCGTCCTCGACAGCGTCTCCATCGCCACCACCCACCGCAAAACCCTCGAGAAGGCCGGGGTCATATTCTGCTCCATCTCCGAGGCTATTAAGGAGTACCCCGAGTTAGTCCGCAAGTACTTAGGGAGGGTCGTGCCCTCCGATGACAACTACTACGCCGCGTTGAACTCCGCCGTCTTCAGCGACGGGTCGTTCTGCTACATTCCCAAAGACACCAAGTGCCCGATGCAGATCTCCACCTACTTCAGAATCAACGCGCTGGAAACGGGGCAGTTTGAGCGGACTTTGATCGTCGCCGACGACAGGAGCTTTGTGGAGTATTTGGAAGGGTGCACTGCGCCGTCTTATGACCGGAACCAGCTCCACGCGGCGGTGGTGGAGTTGTACTGTGGGGAGGGGGCGGAGATAAAGTACTCCACGGTGCAGAATTGGTACGCTGGGGATGAGAATGGGAACGGTGGGGTTTACAATTTTGTGACGAAGAGAGGGGTTTGTGACGGGGCGCGGTCGAAGATATCGTGGACGCAGGTGGAGACGGGTTCTGCTATCACGTGGAAGTATCCGAGTGTTGTGTTGGAGGGAGATGACAGTGTTGGGGAGTTCTATTCTGTTGCTTTGACGAATAACTATCAGCAGGCTGATACAGGGACCAAGATGATACACAAAGGGAAGAACACAAGGAGTAGGATTATCTCCAAGGGTATATCGGTTGGACATTCCAGGAACTGTTATAGAGGGCTGGTTCAGGTTCTGTCCAAGGCGGACAATGCGCGAAACTCGTCTCAGTGTGACTCCATGCTTATTGGGGACAAAGCAGCTGCCAATACCTATCCTTACATTCAG GTGAAAAATCCAACGGCAAGAATTGAACATGAAGCCAGTACATCCAAAATTGGGGAAGATCAACTGTTCTATTTTCAACAAAGGGGAATAGACTATGAAAAAGCAATGGCCGCAATGATCTCCGGATTTTGCCGTGATGTCTTTAATGAGCTTCCTGATGAATTTGGTTCCGAGGTGAACCAACTCATGAGCTTGAAACTGGAGGGCTCAGTAGGTTAA